In Dehalobacter sp., the following proteins share a genomic window:
- the yajC gene encoding preprotein translocase subunit YajC gives MNQSTTTMMYFVLFVVMIIFMFVLPSRKQKQERQRLMESIKMKAKVTTIGGILGTITKIKEDTLIIKIANNVEIEILKTAIKSAEGGKDTPVKSNKKNKPEPEEENEETKEIDEDDDAKVEGDK, from the coding sequence ATGAATCAAAGCACGACAACGATGATGTATTTTGTACTATTTGTAGTTATGATTATCTTTATGTTTGTTTTGCCGAGCAGAAAGCAGAAACAAGAGCGGCAGAGACTGATGGAGTCCATTAAAATGAAGGCTAAAGTCACAACGATTGGCGGAATATTGGGCACCATTACCAAAATAAAAGAAGATACGCTTATCATCAAGATCGCTAATAACGTTGAAATTGAAATACTTAAGACCGCGATCAAAAGTGCTGAAGGCGGCAAGGATACACCTGTCAAGAGTAATAAGAAGAATAAGCCTGAACCTGAAGAAGAGAATGAAGAAACTAAAGAAATTGATGAAGATGATGATGCCAAGGTTGAGGGCGATAAATAA
- the secD gene encoding protein translocase subunit SecD has product MKRGNTLKLAVTVILVAVVVFFSIQPLTNSETGIPLGLDLRGGVHLVLQAEMGKDGAEITKDDMDKARAVIEERVNGLGVSEPYIQTNYDKKRIIIELAGVADPDEAVKVLQTTAKLTFRDPDGNILMDGSMLKDAKAAVDTSRGRTDYVVQISFTSEGTSKFADITTKYLGQKIGIYMDERKIQDPEVSVPIVDGQGQIQGYSSLEEAAQYAVMFRSGALPVSMSIVEKNQVGALLGADSLNKSLNACVIALIFIFLFMLLLYRLPGLVADFSLVVFSVIVLWGLYGIGTVLTLPGIAGFVLSIGMAVDLNIIVYERIKEELKLGKSLRAAVDAGFSRAFITVFDSNITTIFAALALFLLGSASIKGFAITLIVGIVASLFTAITFTRWVMRWIVGINPRMSKWLFGVKEVK; this is encoded by the coding sequence ATGAAACGGGGAAATACTTTAAAACTTGCAGTAACTGTCATTCTCGTTGCTGTTGTAGTTTTCTTTTCGATTCAGCCGCTGACGAATTCTGAAACCGGGATTCCGTTAGGACTTGATTTACGCGGTGGCGTTCATCTGGTTTTACAGGCTGAAATGGGTAAAGACGGCGCAGAGATTACCAAAGACGATATGGATAAAGCACGGGCTGTCATCGAAGAACGTGTTAACGGGCTCGGAGTGTCCGAACCCTATATTCAGACAAACTATGATAAAAAGAGAATTATTATTGAACTGGCCGGAGTCGCTGATCCCGATGAGGCTGTTAAAGTTCTGCAGACAACGGCTAAGCTGACTTTCCGGGATCCGGATGGAAATATCCTGATGGACGGCTCCATGCTGAAGGATGCGAAGGCAGCGGTTGATACTTCCAGAGGCCGCACGGATTATGTTGTGCAAATATCGTTTACTTCTGAGGGTACCTCAAAGTTTGCGGATATCACAACGAAATATCTCGGTCAAAAGATTGGTATCTATATGGATGAGAGGAAGATTCAAGATCCGGAAGTTTCTGTGCCGATTGTGGACGGGCAAGGTCAGATCCAGGGCTATTCGTCGCTGGAAGAAGCAGCCCAGTATGCTGTTATGTTCCGTTCTGGTGCATTGCCGGTCAGCATGAGCATTGTTGAAAAGAATCAGGTGGGTGCGCTTCTGGGTGCGGATTCTTTGAATAAAAGTTTAAATGCGTGCGTCATTGCGCTTATCTTTATTTTCTTATTCATGTTGCTGCTCTATCGTTTACCGGGGCTGGTCGCTGATTTTTCTCTTGTGGTTTTTTCAGTGATTGTACTCTGGGGCTTATATGGAATCGGGACGGTTCTTACTTTGCCAGGTATAGCAGGGTTTGTCTTATCCATTGGAATGGCCGTCGATTTGAATATTATTGTCTACGAAAGAATCAAGGAAGAACTAAAGCTTGGCAAATCGCTGCGGGCTGCCGTGGATGCCGGATTCAGCCGGGCCTTCATTACTGTGTTTGACTCCAATATTACGACCATTTTTGCTGCCTTGGCACTATTTCTGCTCGGGTCTGCTTCGATCAAAGGTTTTGCGATTACACTGATTGTCGGTATCGTAGCGAGCCTGTTTACGGCCATCACGTTTACCCGCTGGGTTATGCGCTGGATTGTCGGCATTAACCCGCGTATGAGCAAATGGCTGTTTGGCGTAAAGGAGGTAAAATAA
- the secF gene encoding protein translocase subunit SecF, with product MADKYKDKKTLKNTAPVVTPAASEASYDDVKHEHRLYFNIVKKRYIWFALSLLLMIPGIISLCTQGLNLSIDYKGGSMFNIQFNEKVTQADINQAMDSVGLTGSVQLTNGDISAIVRTEALDQTKRDELLAAIQKQAGTFDMKNVEEQLVQPAIGDELKSGAIKSLAVASLLILIYVSFRFRFVYAVSSVIALLHDILITLGLFSLFQWEIDAAFIAAILTIFGYSINDTVVIYDRIRENERRMKKKDSFEDMVDKSVWQTMGRSVKTVCTVLIALLAIFFLGGESTRSFSLAMIIGVFFGAYSSICIASQLVVEIKKRTSEDNKKDNPAES from the coding sequence GTGGCTGACAAGTATAAAGACAAAAAGACACTCAAAAATACGGCCCCGGTCGTTACCCCTGCCGCCAGTGAGGCCAGTTATGATGATGTCAAACATGAACATAGACTGTATTTTAATATTGTAAAAAAACGCTATATCTGGTTTGCACTTTCTTTACTTCTCATGATTCCTGGTATTATTTCGCTTTGTACGCAGGGACTGAATCTTAGTATCGACTATAAAGGCGGTTCGATGTTCAATATTCAGTTTAATGAAAAAGTAACGCAGGCAGATATCAATCAGGCCATGGATTCTGTCGGGCTGACCGGTAGCGTACAGCTGACGAATGGTGACATTTCGGCTATCGTCAGAACGGAAGCTTTGGATCAGACCAAGAGGGACGAGCTTCTGGCGGCAATTCAGAAACAGGCTGGAACGTTCGATATGAAAAATGTTGAAGAACAGCTTGTTCAGCCGGCAATTGGCGACGAACTAAAATCAGGTGCAATCAAGTCGCTGGCAGTTGCCTCACTTTTGATTCTGATTTATGTTTCGTTCCGTTTCCGTTTTGTTTATGCTGTCTCGAGCGTCATTGCGCTTCTGCATGATATACTTATTACGCTGGGCTTATTCTCCTTATTCCAGTGGGAAATCGATGCAGCGTTTATCGCGGCAATTCTTACCATCTTTGGTTATTCAATTAATGATACCGTCGTCATCTATGACCGTATCAGAGAGAATGAAAGACGCATGAAAAAGAAAGACAGCTTCGAGGATATGGTCGACAAATCTGTCTGGCAGACGATGGGTCGTTCCGTAAAGACTGTCTGCACTGTACTGATCGCTCTGCTCGCAATATTCTTCCTGGGCGGAGAATCGACCAGATCATTCTCCCTGGCAATGATTATCGGCGTATTTTTCGGCGCCTATTCTTCCATTTGCATTGCCAGCCAGCTTGTCGTTGAGATTAAAAAGAGAACCAGCGAAGACAATAAAAAAGATAATCCGGCTGAAAGCTAA
- a CDS encoding MBL fold metallo-hydrolase, with product MKLTVLGCWGAYPEAGEATAGYLLQTGRHTVLLDCGSGVLANLWKHVSHEQIDAVFISHFHHDHTADLGCLLYASKFAFAFKKRTQPLPVYASNQPGRFEELTFGEYSSGIEIKPDAVLDLDGLKISFAPTVHDAYNLAMKLEYAGKVLVYTGDLGPASDLSRFESGADLLITESSLYAHETGLFQGHLTSTEAAALAKQLGAKALLLTHFPHIGETAKLAEEASQCYAGKIYLAKTNLTVEF from the coding sequence ATGAAGCTAACTGTTCTAGGTTGCTGGGGAGCATATCCCGAAGCAGGAGAGGCAACAGCAGGTTATCTCTTGCAGACAGGCAGGCATACGGTCCTATTGGACTGCGGCAGCGGGGTATTGGCGAATTTATGGAAGCATGTTTCCCACGAGCAGATCGACGCGGTTTTTATCTCCCATTTTCACCATGACCATACGGCAGACCTCGGCTGCCTTCTGTATGCGAGCAAATTTGCGTTTGCATTTAAGAAAAGAACGCAGCCGCTTCCGGTCTATGCGAGTAATCAGCCGGGACGTTTTGAGGAATTGACCTTCGGTGAATACAGCAGCGGTATCGAAATAAAGCCGGACGCGGTTCTCGATCTTGACGGCTTAAAAATATCCTTTGCTCCAACCGTCCATGATGCCTACAACCTGGCAATGAAGCTTGAATATGCCGGCAAAGTCCTGGTCTATACCGGTGATCTTGGGCCTGCATCTGATTTAAGCCGGTTTGAGAGCGGAGCAGATCTGTTGATTACTGAATCAAGCCTGTATGCCCATGAAACCGGCTTATTCCAGGGGCATCTGACCTCTACCGAAGCTGCGGCCCTGGCAAAACAACTTGGGGCGAAAGCACTTCTGCTGACTCATTTTCCGCATATTGGTGAAACAGCAAAGCTGGCAGAGGAAGCTTCCCAATGTTATGCCGGCAAAATCTATCTGGCGAAAACCAATCTTACAGTAGAATTCTAA
- the ilvB gene encoding biosynthetic-type acetolactate synthase large subunit, giving the protein MKMTGAQAIIECLKKEDVQVVFGYPGGSVLTLYDALYMSGFPHVLPRHEQGAIHAADGYARATGKVGVCMATSGPGATNLITGIATAYMDSIPLVLITGQVAVSFLGRDSFQEADIRGITTPITKHNYLVRDVRDLPKIVKEAFYIARTGRPGPVLIDIPKNIFAEEIDFEYPAEVNLRGYTPICEGDSQTMNAVFDELKFAKKPLFFIGGGLNLSDTSEIMQKIIAYTGVPTVSSLMGLGCISSDDPHFFGMIGMHGTYAGNMSTTETDLLIGIGVRFDDRVTGRLDQFASNAKIVHFDIDPAEINKNVRANIRVIGDLRWTLEKFYQKLQEKPAKEWQDQFKPWLEKLSGWKKEKPLTYKKDTDEILPQPVIEKICEITEGNAVIVTDVGQNQMWTAQFYGFKHPRSLLTSGGLGTMGYGLPASMGAQVGKPNKKVICICGDGGFMMNCQELMTIADLNLPVKVMILNNQSLGMVAQWQREFYNSHYAHSCMRTKADFVEIARAMGVPAVRLDKKEEIEAVLKKAIFSEGPFLVDIRIPEEEDVLPMVPTGAGLNQMILGG; this is encoded by the coding sequence ATGAAAATGACCGGAGCACAAGCAATCATTGAATGTCTCAAAAAGGAAGATGTACAAGTCGTTTTTGGCTATCCCGGCGGATCGGTCTTAACTTTGTATGATGCGCTGTATATGTCCGGATTTCCTCATGTTCTGCCAAGACATGAACAGGGCGCAATCCATGCTGCCGACGGCTACGCCAGAGCAACCGGCAAGGTCGGCGTGTGTATGGCGACTTCCGGCCCTGGGGCCACGAATCTTATCACTGGAATTGCCACAGCCTATATGGATTCTATCCCGCTGGTGCTGATTACCGGTCAGGTTGCAGTATCTTTTTTAGGGCGGGATTCCTTTCAGGAAGCGGATATACGCGGGATCACAACCCCGATTACCAAACATAATTACCTGGTTAGGGATGTCAGGGATTTGCCGAAGATTGTAAAAGAAGCTTTTTATATTGCACGTACAGGCCGTCCGGGCCCTGTTTTAATTGATATTCCGAAAAATATCTTTGCGGAAGAAATAGATTTTGAGTATCCCGCAGAGGTTAATCTAAGAGGCTATACCCCGATCTGCGAGGGAGACAGCCAGACGATGAATGCCGTATTTGACGAGCTTAAATTCGCCAAAAAGCCTTTGTTTTTCATCGGGGGCGGCTTGAATCTGTCGGACACTTCTGAAATCATGCAAAAAATAATAGCCTATACCGGGGTGCCAACTGTCTCGAGCCTGATGGGGCTGGGCTGCATCTCGAGTGATGATCCTCATTTTTTTGGCATGATCGGGATGCACGGCACGTATGCTGGGAATATGTCCACCACCGAGACGGACCTGCTGATTGGAATCGGCGTGCGTTTTGATGACCGGGTCACAGGACGGTTGGATCAATTTGCTTCTAACGCTAAGATCGTGCATTTCGATATTGATCCGGCAGAAATCAATAAAAATGTCCGGGCAAATATCCGGGTGATTGGCGATCTGCGATGGACACTTGAGAAGTTCTATCAAAAACTGCAGGAAAAACCTGCCAAAGAATGGCAGGATCAGTTTAAGCCGTGGCTGGAAAAGCTGTCTGGTTGGAAAAAGGAAAAGCCGCTCACGTATAAAAAAGATACGGATGAAATACTGCCGCAGCCTGTAATTGAAAAGATCTGTGAAATCACAGAAGGTAACGCTGTTATTGTTACGGACGTAGGCCAAAATCAAATGTGGACCGCCCAGTTCTACGGTTTTAAACACCCAAGGTCACTGCTGACTTCCGGGGGACTTGGAACGATGGGCTACGGCCTTCCAGCTTCCATGGGAGCCCAGGTCGGGAAACCAAATAAGAAGGTCATTTGCATATGCGGCGATGGAGGCTTCATGATGAATTGCCAGGAGCTGATGACGATTGCCGACTTGAATTTGCCTGTCAAAGTCATGATCTTAAATAACCAATCTTTGGGGATGGTTGCCCAATGGCAGCGGGAATTTTACAACAGCCATTATGCACATTCCTGTATGAGAACGAAAGCAGACTTCGTCGAGATCGCCAGAGCGATGGGTGTTCCTGCCGTCCGTCTTGATAAGAAAGAAGAAATTGAAGCTGTTCTGAAAAAAGCAATCTTCTCGGAAGGCCCGTTCCTGGTAGATATCCGCATTCCTGAAGAAGAGGACGTTTTGCCGATGGTTCCGACCGGGGCCGGTTTAAACCAAATGATATTGGGGGGCTGA
- the ilvN gene encoding acetolactate synthase small subunit, which translates to MKHTLVVLVENKPGVLTHVSGLISRRNFNIESINAGYTEEADMSRITIEVDADDEYELEQVVNQLSKLIDVIKIIDLTGKDRVHRDLALIKVKASPENRAEIVNLAEIFRAHIVDVNKETMIIELTGEDVKIDAICELLDDYGIIEIVRTGKIAICRGPKAAKDL; encoded by the coding sequence ATGAAACATACCTTAGTCGTATTGGTGGAAAATAAACCGGGTGTTTTGACCCACGTTTCCGGGTTGATCAGTCGGAGGAACTTTAATATTGAAAGCATTAACGCCGGCTATACCGAGGAAGCCGACATGTCCAGAATCACCATTGAGGTTGATGCCGATGATGAATATGAATTGGAACAGGTTGTCAATCAGCTCTCCAAGCTAATTGATGTGATCAAAATCATTGATCTTACCGGAAAGGACAGGGTACACAGAGACCTTGCTCTGATCAAGGTGAAGGCTTCGCCGGAAAACAGGGCGGAAATTGTAAACCTCGCCGAAATTTTCCGGGCCCATATTGTCGATGTCAATAAAGAGACCATGATCATTGAGCTGACCGGTGAAGATGTCAAAATTGATGCGATTTGCGAACTGCTTGATGACTACGGAATCATTGAAATCGTCAGGACCGGCAAGATTGCGATCTGCCGGGGACCCAAGGCTGCCAAAGATCTCTAA
- a CDS encoding DUF4153 domain-containing protein has protein sequence MNAFTRSIVQVFRGSAKAFQTFPAAIACAFGFAVVTLIRIQLDWPQQEPYNFLFNSLHWAFAMGAVFSLTVITAAQSRINQKKTFLAANLLGVMAAAVTFLALYQFGGTTPEGSHYAVVTVLAAARVSMAMLVSFLVFTVLAGYPKEQSDFSRSLFMTQKAFFIAIIYGAVIMGGASGVAGAVQALLYHGMSSKVYMVIGTLTGFLVFTIFVGYFPDFRKGEVDEHREVAQKQPRFIEILFGSIMIPIILALTAVLLLWAGKTTMSGIGASSFVQLSGIASAYTIGGIWLHMMVTNYESALAKFYRRVYPIAALVILAFEAWAVVIQLGKSGLKTIEYSFILIWIVALAAAVLLMIRKARSHAVIAVLTCVLAVFSVLPVVGYQELPVTAQVNRLEKILVSQGILKDNQLTPSAVQPERAVRESITDAVDYLASASEAKLPSWFDRRLAQSDVFKDKLGFDKTWPEPEDMPGKDNYIATSLMLPAEPVDISGYRWAINMQMESVKQMGNVNGKEYITIDGDKGTYRIYWTYPANNNIPSLKIMKDDRVILEQELNGYLDQIADKFPPGKAETYQAALDDMCLKLETPEISVLLVFSNIDISLDPREDRINYWLNLDELYLKEK, from the coding sequence ATGAATGCTTTTACCCGGTCGATTGTCCAGGTTTTTCGTGGGTCAGCGAAGGCCTTTCAAACTTTCCCAGCTGCAATTGCCTGTGCTTTCGGTTTTGCCGTCGTAACGTTGATCAGGATTCAGCTTGACTGGCCGCAACAAGAACCTTATAACTTTCTGTTTAACAGTCTGCATTGGGCTTTTGCAATGGGTGCGGTATTCAGTCTGACCGTAATTACGGCTGCCCAAAGCCGGATTAACCAGAAAAAAACTTTTTTGGCTGCCAACCTGCTCGGTGTCATGGCCGCAGCTGTAACCTTCCTGGCGCTTTACCAGTTTGGAGGAACGACCCCGGAGGGATCCCACTATGCTGTAGTTACAGTCCTGGCTGCTGCCCGGGTGAGTATGGCTATGCTGGTCAGCTTCCTTGTCTTTACTGTGCTGGCAGGGTATCCCAAAGAACAGTCTGATTTTTCCAGGTCCTTATTCATGACGCAAAAGGCCTTCTTTATCGCTATCATTTATGGAGCAGTGATTATGGGCGGGGCTTCCGGCGTTGCAGGTGCTGTCCAAGCCCTATTGTATCACGGTATGAGCAGCAAGGTTTATATGGTTATCGGGACCCTGACCGGCTTTTTAGTCTTTACGATTTTTGTGGGTTATTTTCCGGATTTCCGCAAAGGAGAAGTTGACGAACACCGTGAAGTTGCCCAGAAACAGCCGCGGTTTATTGAAATTCTGTTTGGCAGCATCATGATTCCGATTATCCTGGCGTTGACCGCAGTTCTGCTTCTTTGGGCGGGCAAAACGACTATGAGCGGCATAGGCGCATCGTCTTTCGTCCAGCTTTCCGGCATTGCCTCAGCTTATACCATCGGCGGGATTTGGCTCCATATGATGGTCACGAATTACGAATCCGCACTGGCAAAATTCTATCGCCGCGTTTATCCGATCGCCGCCCTGGTGATTCTCGCCTTCGAAGCCTGGGCAGTCGTGATCCAGCTGGGCAAGTCAGGACTTAAAACGATTGAATATTCCTTCATACTGATCTGGATTGTGGCCTTAGCAGCGGCTGTCCTGCTGATGATACGAAAGGCTAGGTCACATGCTGTAATTGCTGTCCTGACTTGTGTGCTTGCGGTATTCTCCGTATTGCCAGTCGTTGGCTATCAGGAACTTCCGGTCACTGCGCAGGTAAATCGACTGGAAAAGATCTTGGTCAGCCAGGGAATACTGAAGGATAACCAGCTGACTCCTTCAGCTGTCCAACCGGAACGCGCAGTACGTGAATCGATTACCGATGCAGTTGACTATCTGGCCAGTGCCAGTGAGGCAAAGCTGCCGTCCTGGTTTGATCGACGTCTTGCCCAGAGCGATGTCTTCAAAGACAAACTAGGTTTTGATAAAACCTGGCCGGAACCTGAGGATATGCCAGGAAAAGACAATTATATCGCAACATCCCTGATGTTACCGGCCGAACCCGTAGATATCAGCGGTTACCGCTGGGCTATTAATATGCAGATGGAATCTGTAAAGCAGATGGGAAATGTAAATGGGAAGGAATATATCACGATTGACGGCGACAAAGGTACCTATCGCATCTATTGGACGTACCCTGCCAATAACAATATCCCGTCTTTGAAGATTATGAAAGATGACCGTGTGATTCTCGAACAGGAGTTGAACGGTTATCTCGATCAGATTGCTGATAAGTTCCCGCCGGGTAAGGCGGAAACTTATCAGGCAGCTTTGGATGATATGTGCCTGAAGCTGGAGACACCGGAAATAAGCGTGCTGCTTGTTTTCAGCAATATTGATATCAGCTTGGACCCCCGTGAAGATCGGATCAATTATTGGCTTAACCTTGATGAGTTGTACCTGAAAGAGAAGTAA
- a CDS encoding lipopolysaccharide assembly protein LapA domain-containing protein: MVILLVSIIIALIVVIFAVQNAAVVPIHFLFWTADLPLVLVIFCSVFAGALLMFCLALRRELKCRKETKVNKKFTSKRAAASDADPIDIPQRDSQNKDGQTVAKENTAGASEDQK, from the coding sequence ATGGTCATTTTGTTAGTTTCAATCATTATTGCGCTCATTGTGGTGATTTTTGCGGTTCAAAATGCAGCAGTTGTTCCAATCCATTTCTTATTCTGGACAGCAGATTTGCCGCTGGTTCTCGTTATTTTCTGTTCGGTCTTCGCAGGTGCCTTACTGATGTTCTGCCTTGCACTCCGCCGGGAATTGAAGTGCAGGAAAGAAACGAAAGTCAATAAAAAATTTACCAGCAAAAGAGCTGCAGCTTCGGATGCTGATCCGATCGATATACCGCAAAGAGATAGTCAGAACAAAGACGGTCAAACTGTTGCCAAAGAAAATACTGCCGGCGCTTCTGAAGATCAGAAATAG
- the recJ gene encoding single-stranded-DNA-specific exonuclease RecJ: MENNLWVLSQKTYSGEAFLEKAGLSRSTLSILHNRGYSSRDSVLEFLKPSLLDLHSPFLFKDMEVILQRLAEARADQEKILIYGDYDADGVTGTALLYKGLTSLGYQVVVHIPSREEGYGLHSEAIEKASHNNVSLMITVDCGISAVQETAFAKTLDIDMIITDHHEPPDELPCAVGILNPKIADSGYPFPHLAGVGVAFKLLQALYARLGYSEAAFGTENDYLDLVALGTIADIVPLVGENRILVKNGLTVMENTRHSGIRAMLEECGLLGKKLKAGQISFIVAPRINAAGRMDTARLALNLLLEETYNDALEMARELSKENNQRQLTEKELLCDAERILAEDPIPNVIVLSSPNWHHGVIGIVASRLVERYKRPVFLIAEEGDTGKGSARGISDYHVLDELKKQADTLSKFGGHKQAAGFTLPVDQIPQLREGLNNSFLELGIIFKERFQIDSIISWDELNVQLLEELEQMAPFGAGNPAPVLRTDGLAVQNVSVVGKGREHLKMTLAAAKLKREAMAFKKGQEFDLVKNIDMIDIIYNLELNSYGNVETIQAVIKDFRPSGVRAEQEIACTSEGYSETELAFSGNLTDFKTAAPEEKIPAPRLSRKILADFYRNLKSVMDERGFIRWEPSAEKPEMQLNIMKIFEELGIISWYGGTGPYLFKLNNIEKTYLQTSLRFRVWSE; encoded by the coding sequence ATGGAAAACAACTTGTGGGTTTTATCACAAAAGACGTATTCGGGGGAAGCATTTTTAGAAAAAGCGGGACTCTCCCGCAGTACCCTGAGTATTCTTCATAATCGCGGTTATTCTTCGAGAGACAGTGTTTTGGAATTTTTGAAGCCATCTCTGCTCGACCTGCATTCTCCGTTCTTGTTTAAAGATATGGAGGTCATCCTGCAAAGGCTTGCCGAGGCAAGGGCAGATCAGGAAAAGATTTTGATCTACGGGGATTACGATGCCGATGGTGTAACAGGAACAGCCTTACTGTATAAAGGACTGACCAGTCTTGGGTATCAGGTCGTTGTCCATATCCCGAGCCGGGAAGAAGGCTACGGCCTGCACTCGGAAGCGATCGAAAAAGCAAGCCATAACAATGTCTCGTTGATGATTACCGTGGACTGCGGAATCTCAGCAGTTCAAGAAACGGCCTTTGCCAAAACTCTGGACATCGATATGATTATCACGGACCACCATGAACCACCGGATGAGCTGCCTTGTGCAGTCGGAATATTAAATCCCAAAATAGCGGATTCAGGTTATCCGTTTCCGCATCTGGCCGGTGTCGGGGTAGCCTTTAAACTCCTGCAGGCCTTATATGCCCGTTTAGGTTATTCTGAGGCGGCATTTGGCACGGAGAATGATTATCTCGATTTGGTTGCGCTCGGAACGATTGCGGATATTGTACCGCTCGTCGGGGAAAACAGAATCCTCGTCAAAAACGGGCTGACCGTGATGGAAAATACCAGGCACTCCGGGATCAGGGCGATGCTGGAGGAATGCGGCCTTCTCGGCAAGAAGCTTAAGGCAGGTCAGATCTCGTTTATTGTGGCTCCGAGAATCAATGCCGCCGGGAGGATGGATACGGCGAGGCTGGCACTGAACTTACTGCTTGAAGAGACCTATAATGATGCGTTGGAGATGGCCAGGGAACTTAGCAAGGAAAACAATCAGAGACAGCTTACCGAAAAGGAGCTGCTTTGTGATGCTGAACGTATACTGGCTGAAGACCCAATACCCAATGTCATTGTCTTGTCCTCACCGAACTGGCATCACGGGGTGATTGGCATTGTCGCTTCGCGACTCGTGGAGCGCTACAAGCGGCCGGTCTTCCTTATTGCCGAGGAAGGAGATACTGGGAAAGGCTCAGCTAGAGGAATCTCGGACTATCATGTTCTCGACGAATTAAAAAAACAGGCGGATACTTTAAGCAAATTTGGCGGTCATAAACAGGCGGCCGGATTTACGCTTCCTGTTGACCAGATCCCGCAGCTCCGGGAAGGACTTAACAACAGTTTTCTTGAACTTGGGATCATCTTTAAGGAACGTTTTCAGATTGATTCTATTATATCGTGGGATGAATTGAATGTTCAGTTATTGGAAGAGCTGGAACAGATGGCTCCGTTCGGGGCAGGAAATCCAGCACCTGTCTTAAGAACGGACGGCCTTGCCGTCCAAAACGTTTCTGTTGTCGGTAAAGGCCGGGAACATTTGAAAATGACGCTCGCAGCAGCAAAGCTTAAACGGGAAGCTATGGCGTTTAAAAAGGGACAAGAATTTGATCTGGTCAAAAACATCGATATGATCGATATTATTTATAATCTTGAGCTGAACAGCTACGGTAATGTCGAAACCATCCAGGCCGTCATCAAGGATTTCCGTCCTTCTGGCGTCAGAGCCGAGCAGGAAATCGCCTGTACGTCTGAAGGATATTCCGAAACGGAGCTGGCCTTTAGCGGGAACCTGACAGATTTTAAGACTGCCGCCCCCGAAGAAAAGATTCCGGCACCGCGTCTTTCCCGGAAGATACTGGCGGATTTCTATCGAAACCTTAAGAGCGTAATGGATGAACGCGGTTTTATTCGGTGGGAACCGTCTGCGGAAAAACCTGAAATGCAGCTCAACATCATGAAAATATTTGAGGAACTTGGCATCATCAGCTGGTATGGCGGAACAGGCCCGTATTTATTTAAATTAAACAATATCGAGAAAACCTACTTGCAGACTTCTTTGCGTTTCAGAGTCTGGAGCGAATAG